A region from the Azospirillum thermophilum genome encodes:
- the lon gene encoding endopeptidase La: protein MSEAQNGAAPARTADPQGELLPIIPVRNLVLFPNVVVPVTVARPRSVAAAQEAVRDEGPVGILLQRDTEVEEPTGADMFQIGTLAGILRYVTTPDGQHHLVCQGRQRFRVTGWEEGHPHLMARIERVEEPDLRTPEVLARFGILRDEAMEALQLLPQAPPELLGAIRALESPGELADLTASYMDLRPSDKQEVLELFDLPERLDHVSALLARRIEVLRLSRDIRERTRESMDERQREYLLREQLRTIQKELGEADEGRQSEIAELQEAIAAAGMPPDVREQAEKELRRLERTPEAAAEHSMIRSYLDWLIEMPWSRRSEGVIDIAGARRILDEDHYGLEKVKRRILEFLAARKLNPDGRSPILCFVGPPGVGKTSLGQSIARATGRAFARLSLGGVHDESEIRGHRRTYIGALPGAIVQAIRKAGTSDCVLMLDEMDKLGQGFRGDPSAALLEVLDPEQNATFRDHYLDVPVDLSRVIFIATANMLDTIPGPLLDRMEVIEISGYTEDEKLEIAKRYLVRRQRAANGLGPDQVVLPDETLRALIRDYTREAGNRNLDRLIGAVCRHVAVRVAEGLEAPPRIGPEMLAGILGPPRFENDAAMRTSVPGVATGLAWTPVGGDILFIEASRYPGTGRLILTGQLGDVMKESAQAALSLVKTRVRDLGLDPEGLDKSDIHIHVPAGAIPKDGPSAGIAIFSALVSLLSGRCVRSDTAMTGEISLRGLVLPVGGIKEKVVAAQRAGLSTVLLPARNRKDFDDIPPAVRDKLQFVWLDRVDDAVRAALVAPCQPAPLRSKGAGGGRMAG from the coding sequence CATCCCCGTCCGCAATCTCGTGCTGTTCCCCAACGTCGTCGTGCCGGTGACCGTCGCCCGGCCGCGCTCTGTCGCCGCGGCGCAGGAGGCGGTGCGGGACGAGGGGCCGGTCGGCATCCTGCTCCAGCGCGACACCGAGGTGGAGGAGCCGACCGGCGCCGACATGTTCCAGATCGGCACGCTGGCGGGCATCCTGCGCTACGTCACCACGCCGGACGGCCAGCATCATCTGGTCTGCCAGGGGCGCCAGCGCTTCCGCGTCACCGGCTGGGAGGAGGGGCATCCCCATCTGATGGCGCGGATCGAGCGGGTCGAGGAGCCCGACCTGCGCACGCCGGAGGTGCTGGCCCGCTTCGGCATCCTGCGCGACGAGGCGATGGAGGCGCTGCAACTGCTGCCGCAGGCCCCGCCCGAGCTGCTGGGCGCCATCCGTGCGCTGGAGAGCCCGGGCGAACTGGCCGACCTCACCGCCTCCTACATGGACCTGCGGCCCTCCGACAAGCAGGAGGTGCTGGAGCTGTTCGACCTGCCGGAACGGCTGGACCATGTCTCCGCCCTGCTGGCGCGGCGGATCGAGGTGCTGCGCCTGTCCCGCGACATCCGCGAGCGGACCCGCGAATCGATGGACGAGCGCCAGCGCGAGTATCTGCTGCGCGAACAGCTCCGCACCATCCAGAAGGAGCTGGGGGAGGCCGACGAGGGGCGGCAGAGCGAGATCGCGGAACTGCAGGAGGCCATCGCCGCGGCCGGCATGCCGCCCGACGTGCGCGAGCAGGCCGAGAAGGAGCTGCGCCGGCTGGAGCGCACGCCGGAGGCGGCGGCCGAACACTCCATGATCCGCAGCTATCTCGACTGGCTGATCGAGATGCCCTGGTCGCGCCGTTCCGAAGGGGTGATCGACATCGCCGGGGCCCGCCGCATCCTGGACGAGGACCATTACGGGCTGGAGAAGGTCAAGCGCCGCATCCTGGAGTTCCTGGCGGCGCGCAAGCTGAACCCGGACGGGCGCAGCCCCATCCTGTGCTTCGTCGGGCCGCCGGGCGTCGGCAAGACCTCGCTCGGCCAGAGCATCGCGCGGGCCACCGGCCGGGCCTTCGCCCGCCTGTCGCTGGGCGGCGTCCATGACGAGAGCGAGATCCGCGGCCACCGGCGCACCTACATCGGCGCGCTGCCCGGCGCCATCGTCCAGGCCATCCGCAAGGCGGGGACCAGCGACTGCGTGCTGATGCTGGACGAGATGGACAAGCTGGGCCAGGGCTTCCGCGGCGATCCGTCCGCCGCCCTGCTGGAGGTGCTGGACCCCGAGCAGAACGCCACCTTCCGCGACCATTACCTCGACGTGCCCGTCGACCTGTCCAGGGTGATCTTCATCGCGACCGCCAACATGCTGGACACCATCCCGGGCCCGCTGCTCGACCGCATGGAGGTGATCGAGATCAGCGGCTACACCGAGGACGAGAAGCTGGAGATCGCCAAGCGCTATCTCGTCCGGCGCCAGCGGGCGGCCAACGGGCTCGGCCCGGATCAGGTCGTGCTTCCCGACGAGACCCTGCGGGCGCTGATCCGCGACTACACGCGCGAGGCCGGCAACCGCAATCTCGACCGGCTGATCGGCGCGGTCTGCCGCCATGTCGCCGTGCGGGTGGCGGAGGGGCTGGAGGCGCCGCCGCGCATCGGGCCGGAGATGCTGGCCGGCATCCTCGGGCCGCCGCGGTTCGAGAACGACGCCGCGATGCGCACCAGCGTGCCGGGGGTGGCGACCGGCCTCGCCTGGACGCCGGTCGGCGGAGACATCCTGTTCATCGAGGCGAGCCGCTATCCCGGCACCGGACGGCTGATCCTGACCGGCCAGCTCGGCGACGTGATGAAGGAGAGCGCGCAGGCGGCCCTCAGCCTGGTCAAGACGCGGGTGCGCGACCTCGGCCTCGACCCGGAGGGGCTCGACAAGTCGGACATCCATATCCACGTCCCGGCCGGCGCCATCCCCAAGGACGGGCCGTCGGCCGGGATCGCGATCTTCTCCGCGCTGGTCTCGCTGCTGTCGGGCCGCTGCGTGCGCTCCGATACCGCGATGACCGGCGAGATCAGCCTGCGCGGCCTCGTCCTGCCGGTGGGCGGCATCAAGGAGAAGGTGGTGGCCGCCCAGCGGGCCGGGCTGAGCACGGTGCTGCTGCCGGCGCGCAACCGCAAGGACTTCGACGACATCCCTCCGGCGGTGCGCGACAAGCTGCAGTTCGTCTGGCTGGACCGGGTCGACGACGCCGTGCGCGCGGCGCTCGTCGCCCCCTGCCAGCCCGCCCCGCTCCGCAGCAAGGGGGCGGGCGGGGGCAGGATGGCCGGATAG
- a CDS encoding tetratricopeptide repeat protein, which yields MDFGILTLPALALSALLGYTVFFETSSVLFRDIDVPEVVAEDGLSPRVVSSRLAQEVKLINRGARTAKEQQKVGLTDDETAVKVVADQFEFLKPIKATQEVIGLVHFIFAGEIVKLEKGYEFAIRGEDRKSGRNLYTKYTGDRPEQLIRPVALDIVRFIDPYIIASYYYETTKDAGGSDYSDTIRELRNCMIAMPKEERHWAVNLMGLVLLQQGKPDEAIEKFAEARSMKPDFVLPIHNTGLALAAKGKHEEAIARFKEVLTLDAEKRSRYPHAYTQWGLALAALGRPDEAVAMFRRAEQADPTYADLYNAWGKVLRDQGKTAEAKEMFQKAVDRVPQRQEFQANLKSVTS from the coding sequence ATGGACTTTGGCATACTCACCCTGCCAGCCCTCGCGCTTTCGGCGCTGCTGGGATACACGGTGTTCTTCGAAACCAGCAGCGTCCTGTTCCGCGACATCGACGTGCCCGAGGTCGTCGCCGAGGACGGGCTGTCGCCGCGCGTCGTCTCCTCCCGCCTCGCGCAGGAGGTGAAGCTGATCAACCGCGGCGCCCGCACCGCGAAGGAACAGCAGAAGGTCGGGCTCACCGACGACGAGACGGCGGTCAAGGTGGTCGCCGACCAGTTCGAGTTCCTGAAGCCGATCAAGGCGACGCAGGAAGTCATCGGCCTCGTCCACTTCATCTTCGCCGGCGAGATCGTGAAGCTGGAGAAGGGCTACGAGTTCGCCATCCGCGGCGAGGACCGCAAGAGCGGCCGCAACCTCTACACCAAATACACCGGAGACCGCCCGGAGCAGCTGATCCGCCCCGTCGCGCTGGACATCGTCCGCTTCATCGATCCCTACATCATCGCCTCCTACTATTACGAGACGACCAAGGACGCGGGCGGCAGCGACTACTCCGACACGATCCGCGAGCTGCGCAACTGCATGATCGCCATGCCGAAGGAGGAGCGGCACTGGGCGGTCAACCTGATGGGCCTCGTGCTGCTGCAGCAGGGCAAGCCCGACGAGGCGATCGAGAAGTTCGCCGAGGCGCGCAGCATGAAGCCGGACTTCGTGCTTCCCATCCACAACACCGGTCTCGCGCTGGCCGCCAAGGGCAAGCACGAGGAGGCCATCGCCAGGTTCAAGGAAGTGCTGACGCTGGACGCCGAGAAGCGCAGCCGCTACCCGCACGCCTACACCCAGTGGGGTCTGGCCCTCGCCGCCCTCGGCCGGCCGGACGAGGCGGTCGCCATGTTCCGCCGGGCCGAGCAGGCCGACCCGACCTACGCCGACCTCTACAACGCCTGGGGCAAGGTGTTGCGCGACCAGGGCAAGACGGCCGAGGCGAAGGAGATGTTCCAGAAGGCGGTCGACCGCGTGCCGCAGCGGCAGGAGTTCCAGGCGAACCTGAAGTCGGTGACGAGTTGA
- a CDS encoding HAMP domain-containing methyl-accepting chemotaxis protein, which translates to MTIKTKLRLAFLLMIALFAVFGAVALHALRTVTGDVERLAGQVVPSIVLSNAINTATSDYRAAEMQHILSTDPAEMARLEREMDGLRAQIEALRKEYEPQVDTPREQERYQNFSRDFASYLASSERLVALSRQNVSQDAAAVIRETERLFAAFSDDLVALVAISKEEGDAAGREAVTVAAQGRTTLLAGLAALIGFALFCMWAVDALISRPVAGLTGTLTRVGTGDLAVTVGMTERADDIGQMARAAEATVTAVRGLAADLGRLVEAAQGGALSVRVDPAAHHGEYAALVAGLNDLIELLSKPLFELVGVMQLLAGGDLKGRMTGSYEGDLRALKANMNRSLDSLVSLLDELAAVAGRMADGDLTRSVGGSYQGEFAVLKGNVNRALEQLRGLVGEVAANTTQITAAATETAAAARQVAQESARQLTSLTAVAGAVTQTAQSVTDITGNAARGRDLAAGTAALAEDGRAKLATLSGAVERIAAGHGRIEQITGTITRIADKTHILSLNAGIEAARAGEQGTGFGIVAQQIGRLAEEAALAARDIDGIIAESARTVHEGVADAGEARLTIERIAEAARDSGVAIQAISAALAQQSAAVQELVGRLGELRTGSEGNAAAAEEISATMEELARMVHRARAQVDRFTLA; encoded by the coding sequence ATGACCATCAAGACGAAGCTTCGGCTGGCCTTCCTGCTGATGATCGCCCTGTTCGCCGTGTTCGGTGCGGTGGCGCTCCATGCCCTGCGGACGGTCACGGGGGATGTCGAGAGGCTGGCCGGGCAGGTCGTGCCGTCCATCGTGCTGTCCAACGCGATCAACACCGCCACCAGCGACTACCGCGCGGCGGAGATGCAGCACATCCTCAGCACCGACCCGGCCGAGATGGCGCGGCTGGAGCGGGAGATGGACGGGCTGCGCGCGCAGATCGAGGCGCTGCGCAAGGAGTATGAGCCGCAGGTGGACACCCCGCGCGAGCAGGAGCGCTACCAGAACTTCTCGCGCGACTTCGCCTCCTATCTGGCGTCCAGCGAGCGTCTGGTCGCGCTGTCGCGGCAGAATGTGAGCCAGGACGCCGCCGCCGTCATCCGGGAGACGGAGCGGCTGTTCGCGGCCTTCAGCGACGACCTCGTCGCCCTGGTCGCCATCTCGAAGGAGGAGGGCGACGCGGCCGGCCGGGAGGCGGTGACCGTCGCAGCCCAGGGACGGACCACGCTGCTGGCGGGGCTCGCCGCCCTGATCGGCTTCGCGCTCTTCTGCATGTGGGCGGTCGATGCGCTGATCTCCCGTCCGGTGGCCGGGCTGACCGGCACGCTGACGCGGGTGGGGACCGGCGACCTCGCCGTGACCGTCGGGATGACGGAACGGGCCGACGACATCGGCCAGATGGCGCGGGCGGCCGAGGCGACGGTCACCGCGGTCAGGGGGCTTGCCGCCGACCTCGGCCGGCTGGTGGAGGCGGCCCAGGGCGGCGCCCTGTCGGTGCGCGTCGATCCCGCTGCCCATCACGGCGAATACGCCGCCCTGGTCGCCGGGCTGAACGATCTGATCGAGCTGCTGAGCAAGCCGCTGTTCGAACTGGTCGGCGTCATGCAGCTCCTGGCCGGCGGCGACCTCAAGGGCCGGATGACCGGCAGCTATGAAGGCGACCTGCGGGCGCTGAAGGCCAACATGAACCGCAGCCTCGATTCGCTGGTCAGCCTGCTGGACGAACTGGCGGCGGTCGCCGGCCGCATGGCCGACGGCGACCTGACCCGGTCGGTCGGCGGCAGCTACCAGGGCGAGTTCGCCGTGCTGAAGGGCAACGTCAACCGGGCGCTGGAGCAGCTCCGCGGGCTGGTGGGGGAGGTGGCGGCCAACACCACCCAGATCACCGCCGCCGCGACCGAGACCGCCGCCGCCGCCCGGCAGGTGGCGCAGGAATCGGCCCGCCAGCTCACCAGCCTGACCGCGGTCGCCGGGGCGGTGACCCAGACCGCCCAGTCGGTCACCGACATCACCGGCAACGCGGCGCGCGGGCGCGACCTCGCCGCCGGCACCGCGGCCCTGGCGGAGGACGGGCGGGCCAAGCTGGCGACCCTGTCGGGGGCGGTGGAGCGGATCGCCGCCGGCCATGGCCGGATCGAGCAGATCACCGGCACCATCACCCGCATCGCCGACAAGACCCATATCCTGTCGCTGAACGCCGGGATCGAGGCGGCGCGGGCCGGCGAGCAGGGCACCGGCTTCGGCATCGTCGCCCAGCAGATCGGCCGGCTGGCCGAGGAGGCCGCGCTCGCCGCCCGCGACATCGACGGGATCATCGCCGAGTCGGCCCGCACCGTCCATGAAGGCGTCGCCGACGCCGGCGAGGCGCGGCTGACCATCGAGCGGATCGCCGAGGCGGCGCGCGACAGCGGCGTCGCCATCCAGGCGATCTCCGCCGCGCTGGCGCAGCAGTCGGCCGCCGTGCAGGAGCTGGTCGGCCGGCTGGGCGAACTGCGCACCGGCAGCGAGGGCAACGCCGCCGCCGCCGAGGAGATCAGCGCCACGATGGAGGAGCTTGCCCGCATGGTCCACCGCGCCCGTGCGCAGGTCGACCGCTTCACGCTCGCCTGA
- a CDS encoding mechanosensitive ion channel family protein — protein sequence MTLRPLLAALNKLLMPLGGCILLGGALYLEGSAYQAAGVEALESGWRVLGYGLSIGLVLSLAVLLRRLVQVVVLDGLVASALGGPVPRLLSQLSGLLIYLMAVAAIAGFVFKQDLTVLWAASGVAGVVLGMALRELLVDIFTGLALNLDRPLRIGDHIRLHKAGDITIEGRVAEISWRSTRLKDDFGNIITVPNSRIAASTITNHSLPTPYLEFMVTLTLDVGVPAERALRILEAAAVEAMLPFAAPGVDAPYVRIRAVTPTGVEYGVFFCPPVEKRFRARSLVLQRILSHLDHAGLRPAWPKEERAPGDPDSAVWRSVGAERLALLLGAADPLSALDHADVALLAAGVRQRCLPPGSTLVQAGESAAAAYLVIEGLLSAEPARGRGAATEPVAVGPGRLVGLDALFLGGAHGATVRSRTEALVGEITMEAMRRLLEQRPETAAPLARAVAGALARGGEGRAAETADLAADILSNLRRSTGIAGLMAAD from the coding sequence ATGACCCTTCGCCCCCTTCTTGCCGCGCTCAACAAGCTGCTGATGCCGCTCGGCGGCTGCATCCTGCTGGGCGGCGCGCTCTATCTGGAGGGCAGCGCCTATCAGGCGGCGGGGGTGGAGGCGCTGGAAAGCGGCTGGCGGGTGCTGGGCTACGGGCTCAGCATCGGCCTGGTCCTGTCGCTGGCCGTCCTGCTGCGGCGGCTGGTCCAGGTGGTGGTGCTCGACGGGCTGGTCGCCTCGGCGCTCGGCGGGCCGGTGCCGAGGCTGCTGAGCCAGCTCTCCGGCCTGCTGATCTACCTGATGGCGGTCGCCGCCATCGCCGGCTTCGTCTTCAAGCAGGACCTGACGGTGCTGTGGGCGGCGTCGGGCGTCGCCGGCGTCGTGCTGGGCATGGCGCTGCGGGAACTTCTGGTCGACATCTTCACCGGGCTGGCGCTGAACCTCGACCGGCCGTTGAGGATCGGCGACCACATCCGGCTGCACAAGGCGGGCGACATCACGATCGAGGGGCGGGTGGCGGAGATCAGTTGGCGCAGCACCCGGCTGAAGGATGATTTCGGCAACATCATCACGGTGCCCAACAGCCGGATCGCCGCCTCCACCATCACCAACCATTCGCTGCCCACCCCCTACCTGGAATTCATGGTCACGCTGACGCTGGATGTCGGCGTTCCGGCCGAGCGCGCCCTGCGCATCCTGGAGGCGGCGGCGGTCGAGGCGATGCTGCCCTTCGCCGCGCCGGGGGTGGACGCCCCCTATGTCCGGATCCGCGCCGTCACTCCGACCGGCGTGGAGTACGGCGTCTTCTTCTGTCCGCCGGTGGAGAAGCGGTTCCGTGCGCGCAGTCTCGTCCTGCAGCGGATCCTGAGCCATCTCGACCATGCCGGACTGCGTCCGGCCTGGCCGAAGGAGGAGCGGGCGCCGGGCGATCCCGACAGTGCCGTCTGGCGGTCGGTCGGCGCGGAGCGGCTCGCCCTGCTGCTGGGAGCTGCCGATCCCCTGTCGGCGCTGGATCATGCCGACGTCGCGTTGCTGGCGGCGGGCGTGCGCCAGCGCTGCCTGCCGCCGGGCAGCACGCTGGTCCAGGCGGGGGAGTCGGCCGCGGCGGCCTATCTGGTGATCGAGGGGCTGCTGTCCGCCGAACCGGCGCGCGGCCGCGGTGCGGCGACGGAGCCGGTGGCGGTCGGGCCGGGCCGCCTCGTCGGGCTGGACGCCCTCTTCCTCGGCGGCGCCCATGGGGCCACCGTGCGCAGCCGCACCGAAGCGCTGGTCGGCGAGATCACCATGGAGGCGATGCGGCGCCTGCTGGAACAGCGGCCGGAAACGGCAGCCCCGCTGGCCCGGGCGGTGGCCGGCGCGCTGGCCCGCGGTGGCGAGGGGCGGGCGGCGGAAACCGCGGACCTCGCGGCGGACATCCTGTCGAACCTGCGCCGGTCCACCGGCATCGCCGGCCTCATGGCGGCGGACTGA
- a CDS encoding DUF6524 family protein, translating into MKWLGIVTRTLSCFLLVFATWNPEGYSYIDWLFSADGSYWSAKAVAGTFLVGAYIIYLRVTWLALGVLGTAALWAVVLTAYLAMRRLGLVDPDAPFWSGYVILVVSALTLSVGICWAHVKRRITGQSQVLSPPP; encoded by the coding sequence ATGAAGTGGCTCGGCATCGTCACCCGGACGCTGAGCTGCTTCCTGCTGGTGTTCGCCACCTGGAATCCGGAAGGCTATTCCTACATCGACTGGCTGTTCTCCGCCGACGGCTCCTACTGGTCGGCCAAGGCGGTGGCCGGCACCTTCCTGGTCGGCGCCTACATCATCTACCTGCGGGTGACGTGGCTGGCGCTCGGCGTGCTGGGCACCGCCGCCCTGTGGGCGGTGGTGCTGACGGCCTATCTGGCGATGCGCCGGCTGGGGCTGGTCGATCCCGACGCGCCCTTCTGGTCGGGCTATGTGATCCTGGTCGTCAGCGCCCTGACGCTCAGCGTCGGCATCTGCTGGGCGCATGTGAAGCGCCGGATCACCGGACAGTCTCAGGTGCTCAGTCCGCCGCCATGA
- a CDS encoding DUF6524 family protein encodes MLTIPGYLVRLLIAMLVIFGSYNPSGYSYYHWLHVEIGDWALKLFVGLVLLILFYLQIRAMWRSMRFVGTTTLSAIIATSVWLASDLGLVDLSDDTARILVVQVALAILLGTGFCWSHIRYRLSGQVDSENIAA; translated from the coding sequence ATGCTGACGATTCCCGGTTATCTGGTCCGACTGCTGATCGCCATGCTGGTCATCTTCGGCAGCTACAACCCGTCCGGCTACTCCTATTACCACTGGCTGCATGTGGAAATCGGCGACTGGGCGCTGAAGCTGTTCGTCGGGCTGGTCCTGCTGATCCTGTTCTACCTGCAGATCCGCGCCATGTGGCGGTCGATGCGGTTCGTCGGCACGACGACGCTGAGCGCCATCATCGCCACCAGCGTGTGGCTGGCTTCCGACCTCGGCCTCGTCGACCTGTCGGACGACACGGCGCGGATCCTGGTGGTGCAGGTGGCGCTGGCGATCCTGCTCGGCACCGGCTTCTGCTGGTCGCACATCCGCTACCGCCTCAGCGGGCAGGTCGATTCGGAGAACATCGCGGCATGA
- a CDS encoding MlaA family lipoprotein, with product MSRLRALLLSALLLGGLSAARPVSADPAVYDPWETYNRAVFSFNNGFGNGLLEPLRQAYVGNVPSGTRAGIANVFANLREPWTAVSSVLRADLPNARAAAGRFLVNSTAGIGGWYDVAAERYELTSRYDDLGNVLCSWGLKSGPYMVLPFFGPMTARDLVGRAATMAGTYSVLGMDGYILYRSTDGTVRYLEDGFIGPYARDPSKDAYAIERTLYATVRERQCAGGVVPPTSPYGLDQQ from the coding sequence GTGTCCCGGTTGCGCGCCCTTCTCCTGTCCGCCCTGCTTCTGGGTGGTCTTTCCGCCGCCCGGCCGGTATCGGCGGACCCTGCCGTCTATGATCCGTGGGAGACGTACAACCGCGCGGTCTTCAGCTTCAACAACGGGTTCGGCAACGGCCTGCTGGAACCGCTGCGGCAGGCCTATGTCGGCAACGTCCCGTCCGGGACGCGCGCCGGCATCGCCAACGTCTTCGCCAACCTGCGCGAGCCCTGGACCGCGGTCAGCAGCGTGCTGCGCGCCGACCTGCCGAACGCCCGCGCGGCGGCCGGCCGCTTCCTGGTCAACAGCACCGCCGGCATCGGCGGCTGGTACGACGTGGCGGCCGAACGCTACGAACTGACCAGCCGGTACGACGATCTCGGCAACGTGCTGTGCAGTTGGGGGCTGAAGAGCGGTCCCTACATGGTGCTGCCCTTCTTCGGGCCGATGACCGCCCGCGACCTCGTCGGGCGTGCCGCGACGATGGCCGGCACATACTCGGTGCTGGGCATGGACGGCTACATCCTCTACCGCAGCACCGACGGTACGGTGCGCTATCTGGAGGACGGCTTCATCGGCCCCTACGCCCGCGATCCGTCCAAGGACGCCTACGCCATCGAGCGCACGCTCTACGCCACGGTGCGGGAGCGGCAATGCGCCGGCGGGGTGGTGCCGCCGACCTCGCCCTACGGGCTCGACCAGCAATAG
- a CDS encoding HlyD family efflux transporter periplasmic adaptor subunit gives MKIPGRIVPDPNAHGDVEASLTGRIEAPKGGLPVLGEEVKQGQILGYVSPAVGVVDRTQVRREVARLTTEIRQTAESVELLKQFWFVPFRDGKVIQAEMKLEGLRRERAALLPMLQTQEVLRASTDGVVSVSNAINGRIVQPGEKIFEIVNPKRLWVEAVAADPHLAAVAAEVEEAVATTPDGQALDVSFVGSGLSLQQQAVPLMFRVEDPAEGLRVGRPVTVSIRSKQKSRPGIAVPRDAVVTGSNGLEQVWEHVAPEVFVPAP, from the coding sequence GTGAAGATCCCGGGCCGCATCGTGCCCGACCCCAACGCCCATGGCGATGTCGAGGCCAGCCTGACCGGCCGGATCGAGGCGCCGAAGGGCGGCCTGCCGGTGCTGGGCGAGGAGGTCAAGCAGGGCCAGATCCTGGGCTATGTCTCGCCGGCCGTCGGGGTGGTCGACCGCACCCAGGTCCGCCGCGAGGTCGCCCGCCTGACCACCGAGATCCGCCAGACCGCCGAGAGCGTCGAGCTGCTGAAGCAGTTCTGGTTCGTCCCCTTCCGCGACGGCAAGGTCATCCAGGCCGAGATGAAGCTGGAAGGGCTGCGGCGCGAGCGGGCGGCCCTGCTGCCGATGCTGCAGACCCAGGAGGTGCTGCGCGCCTCGACGGACGGGGTGGTCTCCGTCTCCAACGCCATCAACGGGCGCATCGTCCAGCCCGGCGAGAAGATCTTCGAGATCGTGAACCCGAAGCGCCTGTGGGTGGAGGCCGTCGCCGCCGACCCGCATCTGGCGGCGGTCGCGGCGGAGGTGGAGGAGGCGGTCGCCACCACGCCGGACGGGCAGGCGCTCGACGTCTCCTTCGTCGGCAGCGGGTTGTCGCTGCAGCAGCAGGCGGTGCCGCTGATGTTCCGGGTCGAGGATCCGGCGGAGGGCCTGCGGGTCGGCCGGCCGGTCACCGTGTCGATCCGCAGCAAGCAGAAGTCCCGTCCGGGCATCGCCGTGCCGCGCGACGCGGTGGTGACCGGCTCCAACGGGCTGGAGCAGGTGTGGGAGCATGTGGCGCCCGAGGTCTTCGTCCCCGCACCGTGA